Proteins encoded by one window of Cloeon dipterum chromosome 4, ieCloDipt1.1, whole genome shotgun sequence:
- the LOC135942425 gene encoding probable chitinase 10, whose amino-acid sequence MIKLYVWLMTFHAFYAYSLKDESILATSQTRKNLIRHCIYDCLGLANKATNNKSCKYNSRTGIAPSSKNCTSEFKPLIKNKVLTCNAFDGLLLNPQAALCDYVFFGAPILFNKATSDVTVIEKSVPDLQANIDRAKAMGISCAMGFGEYMSSTGIVGDTLDKISQNANLTKKFVSQLRGIVDRFKLDGMMIMWMLPSCPAGVCGMQSAKDKNNARGKLVAFFNELNNSMEGKKVFIYLMLHMPSAYSYLGNYFSEIIKWVDYIIIETHELREPNGFTHSPRKLIEWINGFAQFVNNDYQVLRRLIFTLASSSASYNVKDPKKEISKSNGRASITYDEICQKYKNNKNWVVEYDSTAMQYVGYDGKTWVSFDEYTSIQTKVDYLFDIGGAGLHAYVNYGDYNTNCGCEKLHYLRVLSEMLKGGECSINLCKWY is encoded by the exons atgataaaattatacGTTTGGCTCATGACG TTTCACGCTTTCTACGCATACAGCCTAAAGGATGAATCGATTTTGGCAACATCGCAAACCAGaa aaaatttaattcggcACTGTATTTATGATTGTCTTGGTCTTGCCAACAAAGCGACTAACAATAAGTCGTGCAAATATAATTCAAGAACTGGCATAGCTC CATCTAGCAAGAATTGCACATCAGAGTTCAAACCTTTAATAAAGAACAAAGTACTCACGTGCAATGCCTTTGATGGATTATTATTAAATCCGCAAGCTGCTTTGTGCGATTATGTTTTCTTTGGCGCGCCGATCCTTTTCAATAAAGCCACCAGTGACGTGACAGTAATCGAGAAAAGCGTACCTG ATTTACAGGCTAATATTGACAGAGCAAAAGCAATGGGCATTTCTTGTGCGATGGGATTTGGCGAGTACATGAGCAGTACCGGCATTGTTGGCGATACTTTGGACAAAATTTCGCAAAATGCAAACTTGACGAAAAAATTTGTGAGTCAGTTGAGAGGTATTGTGGACAGATTCAAATTGGATGGCATGATGATAATGTGGATGCTACCCTCTTGTCCGGCT gGTGTCTGTGGGATGCAGAGtgcaaaagacaaaaataatgcaagaGGGAAGCTCGTCGCCTTTTTCAATGAACTGAACAACAGTATGGAGGGGAAAAAGGTCTTTATCTACCTCATGTTGCACATGCCATCAGCGTACAGTTATTTGG GCAACTACTtcagtgaaataattaaatgggTAGATTATATCATTATTGAAACTCACGAATTACGGGAACCTAACGGATTTACACATTCCCCACGGAAACTG atCGAGTGGATAAATGGTTTTGCACAGTTTGTGAACAATGATTATCAAGTTCTGAGAAGATTAATTTTCACCCTTGCGAGTTCCTCTGCTTCGTACAACGTAAAGGATCCAAAAAAGGAGATCTCAAAATCGAATGGCAGGGCTTCTATTACATATGACGAG ATCTGtcagaaatataaaaacaacaaaaattgggTTGTGGAGTATGACTCGACTGCAATGCAGTACGTTGGATACGACGGAAAAACTTGGGTTTCGTTTGATGAGTACACTAGCATCCAGACAAAA GTTGATTACCTTTTCGACATTGGAGGAGCAGGATTACATGCATACGTTAATTATGGTGATTATAATACTAATTGTGGCTGTGAAAAGTTGCATTATTTGAGGGTGCTGTCAGAAATGTTGAAGGGCGGTGAATGCTcgattaatttatgcaaatggtattaa